Proteins encoded by one window of Gehongia tenuis:
- the mobV gene encoding MobV family relaxase, with translation MAQHAILRFEKHKGNPARPLEAHHERQKEQYASNPDIDTSRSKYNFHIVKPESRYYHFIQNRIEQAGCRTRKDSTRFVDTLITASPEFFKKKPPKEIQEFFQRAADFLIGRVGKENIVSAVVHMDEKTPHLHLTFVPLTKDNRLCAKEIIGNRANLTKWQDDFHAYMVEKYPDLERGESASKTGRKHIPTRLFKQAVNLSKQARAIEATLGDITPFNAGKKKEEALSMLKKWFPQMGNFSGQLKKYKVTINDLLAENEKLEARAKASEKGKMKDTMERAKLESELHDIQRLVDRIPPDILAELKRQQRQHGKER, from the coding sequence ATGGCACAACACGCAATCTTGCGGTTTGAGAAACACAAGGGCAACCCGGCAAGGCCGCTGGAAGCCCATCACGAACGGCAAAAGGAACAGTACGCCAGCAATCCCGACATTGACACCAGCCGGAGCAAATACAACTTCCACATTGTTAAGCCGGAGAGCAGGTACTACCACTTTATACAGAACCGTATTGAACAAGCTGGCTGCCGCACCCGTAAGGATAGTACCCGGTTTGTGGATACGCTGATTACCGCCAGCCCGGAGTTTTTCAAGAAGAAGCCCCCAAAGGAGATACAGGAATTTTTCCAGAGGGCGGCTGATTTCTTAATCGGGCGGGTAGGGAAAGAAAATATCGTGTCGGCGGTGGTACACATGGACGAGAAAACGCCCCACCTCCACTTAACTTTTGTTCCGCTGACAAAAGACAACCGCCTGTGTGCAAAGGAGATTATAGGGAACAGAGCCAACCTCACAAAATGGCAGGACGATTTTCACGCTTATATGGTGGAGAAATATCCCGACTTGGAGCGTGGGGAAAGCGCCAGCAAGACAGGCAGGAAGCATATCCCCACCCGTCTGTTCAAGCAGGCGGTCAATCTCTCCAAACAGGCAAGAGCCATTGAAGCCACGCTGGGCGATATTACCCCGTTCAACGCCGGAAAGAAAAAAGAGGAAGCCCTCTCCATGCTGAAAAAGTGGTTCCCACAGATGGGGAATTTCTCCGGGCAACTGAAAAAATACAAGGTCACAATCAATGACCTGTTAGCGGAAAATGAAAAGCTGGAAGCAAGGGCAAAAGCCAGTGAAAAAGGCAAGATGAAAGATACGATGGAACGGGCAAAGCTGGAAAGCGAGCTGCACGACATTCAGCGGCTGGTAGACCGTATCCCGCCGGATATACTGGCGGAACTGAAACGGCAGCAGCGGCAGCATGGAAAGGAAAGGTGA
- a CDS encoding replication initiator protein A, whose protein sequence is MANTIYIHQPEKAVSFTRLPNFLFEAPTFTPLSNEAKVLYAFILRRTDLSRKNGWADEYGRIYLNYPINEVVELLHCGRQKAVNTLRELQYAGLVEIQKQGCGKPNRIYPKSYEAVSNTDFKKSGYGTPED, encoded by the coding sequence ATGGCAAACACCATTTATATCCATCAGCCGGAAAAGGCGGTCAGCTTTACCCGGCTTCCCAATTTCCTTTTTGAAGCCCCCACATTCACACCCCTGTCCAACGAAGCAAAGGTTCTGTACGCCTTTATCCTGCGCCGGACAGACCTATCCCGAAAAAACGGCTGGGCAGATGAATACGGGCGGATTTACCTCAACTATCCCATTAACGAGGTAGTGGAGCTGCTCCACTGCGGGCGGCAGAAAGCGGTCAATACCCTGCGGGAGCTACAATATGCCGGACTGGTGGAAATCCAGAAGCAGGGCTGTGGAAAACCCAACCGCATTTATCCAAAATCCTATGAAGCGGTTTCAAACACCGACTTCAAGAAATCCGGTTATGGAACGCCGGAGGACTGA
- a CDS encoding cysteine-rich VLP domain-containing protein codes for MRDNPYKDLPPLERRPDGSLYRMTPAQRKQANALIRRECCCYEDGNCMFLDDGDTCTCPQTVSFSVCCKWFRWAVLPLDKTLEAEIFRDKDLKRCAVCGGVFVPKSNRAKYCPDCAARVHRRQKTESERKRRSTVDS; via the coding sequence ATGAGAGATAACCCCTATAAAGACTTGCCACCGCTGGAACGCAGGCCGGACGGTTCCCTTTACCGCATGACCCCAGCGCAGCGGAAACAGGCAAACGCCCTGATCCGCCGGGAGTGCTGCTGTTATGAGGACGGGAACTGTATGTTCCTTGACGATGGGGACACCTGCACCTGTCCGCAGACGGTTTCTTTCTCGGTCTGCTGTAAGTGGTTCCGCTGGGCGGTTTTGCCGCTGGACAAGACGCTGGAAGCGGAGATTTTCCGGGATAAGGACTTGAAACGCTGTGCGGTCTGCGGCGGTGTGTTCGTCCCTAAATCCAACCGGGCAAAATACTGCCCCGACTGCGCCGCCAGAGTTCACAGGCGGCAGAAAACAGAAAGTGAACGGAAAAGGAGGTCTACTGTGGACAGTTAA
- a CDS encoding helix-turn-helix domain-containing protein yields the protein MALTIQERLKDLRVERGLTLEQLAEQTHLSKSALGSYEAEDFKDISHYALIKLAKFYSVTADYLLGLSETKNHPNADLADLRVSDDMIELLKSGLVDNSLLCELAVHPDFPRLMADLEIYVNGTAVKQVQSANAIVDIMSETIMKQHNPGLSDPQLRQLIAAHIDDDSFCRYVIQQDINGIALDLREAHKDDFFSVPEDNPLEDFLQAAEAASTPGSDPEQAAMAFICKRLKLNYGKLSEEERKWLKRIAQKSDLLKNPKPQRGRK from the coding sequence ATGGCTTTAACCATTCAAGAGCGCCTAAAAGACCTGCGTGTAGAGCGTGGGCTGACGCTAGAACAGCTTGCGGAGCAGACCCACCTCTCCAAGTCTGCGCTGGGCAGTTATGAAGCGGAGGATTTTAAGGACATCAGCCACTATGCCCTTATCAAGCTGGCGAAGTTTTACAGCGTGACCGCCGATTACCTGCTGGGGCTGTCCGAAACAAAAAATCACCCAAACGCCGATCTTGCAGACCTGCGTGTGAGTGATGATATGATTGAACTGTTGAAAAGCGGGCTGGTGGATAATTCCCTCTTGTGTGAACTGGCGGTACACCCGGATTTCCCCCGGCTCATGGCTGACCTTGAAATCTATGTGAACGGAACGGCAGTCAAGCAGGTACAGAGCGCAAATGCCATTGTGGATATTATGAGCGAAACCATTATGAAGCAGCACAATCCCGGCTTGTCCGACCCGCAGCTAAGGCAGCTTATCGCCGCCCATATTGACGATGACAGCTTTTGCCGCTATGTAATACAGCAGGACATAAACGGCATAGCCCTTGACCTGCGGGAAGCCCATAAGGACGATTTTTTCAGCGTCCCGGAGGACAATCCTCTGGAAGATTTTTTGCAAGCCGCAGAAGCAGCGTCCACTCCGGGCAGCGACCCGGAACAGGCTGCGATGGCGTTTATCTGTAAACGGCTCAAGCTGAACTATGGGAAGCTGTCGGAGGAAGAAAGAAAGTGGCTGAAAAGGATTGCGCAGAAGTCGGACTTGCTGAAAAACCCAAAACCGCAGCGGGGGAGAAAGTAA
- a CDS encoding TnpV protein — translation MEKTIYNESNGLWYELQGDYYIPCLTVPAEEEKPIGIWGQRHLRYIKQERKALYTELLTSGRLNTYLADINEQATEQMLLLTEQMAEREGVTEQLKAQDQMQWVQRMNNIRDRATEIVNHDLIYI, via the coding sequence ATGGAAAAGACCATTTATAACGAAAGCAACGGTTTATGGTACGAACTGCAAGGCGATTACTACATTCCATGCTTGACAGTACCAGCCGAAGAAGAAAAACCTATTGGCATTTGGGGGCAGCGGCATCTGCGGTACATAAAGCAGGAGCGAAAAGCTCTTTACACGGAACTGCTGACCAGCGGCAGGCTGAATACATACCTTGCCGACATCAACGAACAGGCAACGGAACAAATGCTCCTGCTGACAGAGCAAATGGCCGAACGTGAGGGGGTCACCGAACAGCTCAAAGCGCAGGATCAAATGCAGTGGGTACAGCGGATGAATAACATCCGTGACAGGGCAACAGAGATCGTTAATCATGATCTGATCTACATATAA
- a CDS encoding DUF438 domain-containing protein: protein MAKKLDLNKTVYELTQEYPELIEIMAGLGFTEIIKKPMLHSVGKIMTIPKGAKMKNISMMDVVTTLMGKGFELVGEMPDMSSAPQAGVEKINVNNPTASRTEQLKTYLKRLGEGEKLETVRADFVREFSDVEASEIMQAEQELMKEGTPLSEVQKLCDVHSALFHGATTEEKIANAEKEVEASLLRKKAQEELAKRDTFPKKDYTDKNARAAEMERVTGHPLYTLTKENAALADLLAKFKEGRDEALIPTIRELSIHYAKKGDLLYPLLKVRYGVSGPSDVMWTVDDEIRDELGALAKESDHSAEWSARLDAVLTRAEEMIYKEQNILFPICAVNFTEEEWYGIYHDEKDYDLCFGVEQERWETAEGRKVSAVFDAVGEIVMPGGHMTVEQLTALLNTIPMEITFVDADNINRFFNEGPKVFKRPGMAIDREVFSCHPPKIEPMVRQIIDDFRNNRRDEVPVWMEKGGSTMLVKYMAVRDKSGAYLGTVELVQNMEFAKTFFLGENK from the coding sequence ATGGCAAAGAAGCTTGATTTGAATAAAACTGTCTATGAATTGACACAGGAATACCCTGAGCTGATCGAGATCATGGCAGGGCTCGGTTTTACCGAGATCATTAAAAAGCCCATGCTGCACTCCGTCGGCAAGATCATGACGATTCCCAAAGGCGCGAAGATGAAGAATATCTCTATGATGGATGTCGTGACAACCTTGATGGGCAAAGGCTTCGAGCTTGTCGGTGAGATGCCGGATATGTCTTCTGCGCCGCAGGCTGGTGTGGAGAAAATAAATGTGAACAATCCCACCGCAAGCCGCACCGAACAGCTCAAGACCTATCTGAAAAGGCTGGGCGAAGGCGAAAAACTGGAGACTGTACGGGCGGACTTCGTCCGTGAGTTTAGCGACGTCGAGGCATCGGAGATCATGCAGGCGGAGCAGGAACTCATGAAAGAGGGAACACCGCTGTCTGAAGTGCAGAAGCTCTGTGACGTCCACTCCGCTCTGTTCCACGGCGCTACCACCGAGGAAAAAATCGCCAATGCGGAAAAGGAAGTAGAGGCTTCCCTCCTGCGGAAAAAGGCGCAAGAGGAGCTGGCGAAAAGGGACACCTTCCCCAAAAAGGACTACACGGATAAGAATGCACGAGCCGCCGAGATGGAGCGGGTCACCGGACATCCTCTGTACACGCTGACAAAAGAAAACGCGGCGCTTGCCGATCTGCTCGCAAAATTTAAGGAGGGCAGAGATGAAGCTCTTATCCCGACGATTCGTGAGCTTTCGATCCATTATGCCAAAAAGGGCGATCTGCTCTATCCCCTGCTGAAGGTGAGATACGGCGTCTCCGGTCCCTCCGATGTGATGTGGACGGTGGACGACGAGATTCGCGATGAGCTTGGGGCGCTTGCAAAAGAAAGCGATCACAGCGCAGAATGGAGCGCCAGGCTGGACGCCGTGCTGACCCGGGCCGAGGAAATGATCTACAAGGAGCAGAACATCCTGTTCCCAATTTGCGCGGTGAACTTCACAGAGGAGGAATGGTACGGCATCTACCACGACGAGAAGGATTACGACCTGTGCTTCGGCGTGGAACAGGAACGCTGGGAGACTGCGGAGGGCAGAAAGGTTTCCGCAGTCTTCGATGCGGTGGGCGAGATCGTCATGCCCGGCGGTCACATGACCGTGGAACAGCTGACCGCGCTTTTGAATACGATCCCAATGGAAATTACCTTTGTGGATGCGGATAACATCAACCGCTTCTTCAATGAAGGGCCGAAGGTCTTCAAGCGCCCCGGCATGGCCATTGACCGGGAAGTGTTCTCCTGTCATCCGCCGAAGATCGAGCCGATGGTGCGCCAGATCATCGATGATTTCAGGAACAATCGCCGTGACGAGGTGCCTGTCTGGATGGAGAAGGGCGGCAGCACGATGCTGGTGAAATACATGGCAGTACGTGACAAGTCCGGAGCGTATCTTGGTACGGTGGAGCTTGTGCAGAATATGGAATTTGCAAAAACATTTTTTCTTGGCGAAAACAAGTAG
- a CDS encoding Crp/Fnr family transcriptional regulator yields the protein MNTFFLTNTPLFHGISENEISELLSCLGAKERKFKKDEIVFRAGSSISEIGLVESGSVNIVVNFYWGNSHIFGHIGKGQIFAENYAAIPGKELLCDVVACEETEVLFLSMRNMLTTCPRGCAFHTRIIQNMLRISAQKNLNLSSRMMHTASKSLRERLLSYLSEQALEHGSSHFTIPFDRQQLADYLAVDRSAMSNELSKMQKDGLITYHKNEFTLNGST from the coding sequence ATGAATACTTTTTTTCTGACGAACACGCCGCTGTTTCATGGCATCAGCGAGAACGAAATTTCGGAACTGCTTAGCTGCCTGGGCGCGAAAGAACGCAAATTTAAAAAAGATGAGATAGTTTTCCGAGCGGGATCCTCTATCAGCGAGATTGGGCTTGTGGAATCCGGCAGCGTGAATATCGTCGTCAATTTTTACTGGGGGAACAGCCATATTTTCGGTCATATAGGAAAAGGACAGATTTTTGCAGAAAACTATGCGGCAATTCCCGGCAAGGAGCTGCTCTGTGACGTTGTTGCCTGTGAGGAAACCGAAGTGCTCTTTTTGAGTATGCGGAACATGCTGACTACCTGCCCGAGAGGATGCGCGTTCCATACCCGCATCATCCAGAATATGCTTCGGATCTCCGCACAGAAGAACTTAAATCTCTCTTCCCGTATGATGCATACCGCGTCAAAATCGCTTCGGGAACGCCTGCTTTCTTATCTTTCGGAGCAGGCGCTGGAACACGGAAGCTCGCACTTCACCATCCCCTTTGACCGCCAGCAGCTTGCCGACTATCTAGCCGTAGACCGCAGCGCCATGTCCAATGAGCTGTCCAAGATGCAGAAGGACGGATTGATTACTTACCACAAGAACGAGTTCACGCTAAATGGATCAACATGA